The following is a genomic window from Miltoncostaea oceani.
CCACCACGACGACGGGGCGGCCCGCGACGCGCGCCGGGGCCCGGCGGACGACCGCCGCGACGGTCTCCTCCTCGTCGTGCGCGGGCAGCACCAGCACCACCGGCGCCCCGGCGCCGACGGGCACGGGCGCCGGGCGGGGGGGCGGGTCGGCCGGCAGCCGCAGGCGGCCGAACAGGCCCGGCGCCGGGTGCAGCGCCCCGACGGCACCCGCCACCAGCGCATACGCCGTCTTCAGCGCGTGCGCGGTGACGGCCGCCGCGAGGGCCTGCCCGGGGTCGGCGCCGAGGCCCACCAGGGCGGCCGTCGCCGCCGCCTCGTAGGTGCCGATCCCCCCCGGCGTGATCGCCACGGTCTGGGCGGCGATCGTCACCGCAGTCACCAGGGCGGCGTCGGTCGCGGAGAGGTCGATGCCCGCCCAGCCGGCGCACGACCACACCAGGACGCTCTCGAGGAGCCACGCGACCGCGGCCCCCGGCAGCGCGAGCGCCAGCCACCCCCGGCCGGGGGTGCCCGCGCGGCGCACGACGCGGCCGAGCCAGGCCGCGGCGGCCAGCAGCACGACCCCCGAGGCGATCGCGAGCGGGATCCGCGCGCCGCCCACCAGCTCCTCCGCGAGACCCGGGCCGAGGAGCGCGGCGATCGCGACGACCGCGAGCACGTCGGCGGCCCGCAGCAGCACCGTCGACGCCGTCGCGGCGCCGACCGGGACCCGCGCCCGGCGCACGGCCGACACGACCCGCAGCGGCTCGCCGAGGCGCAGCGGCAGCAGGTGGTTGCCGGCGAGCGCGACGTGGATCGCCGCCAGCGACTGGCCCATCCCCAACCCCGGCAGCGCACGCGACCACAGCCCCGCCCGGAGGACGAAGGCCGCGAGGTACGCCGCGAGGGCGACCGCGAGGCCGACGGGGTCGGTCAGCGCCGCGCGGGCGGCGGTCCCGAGGGCGGCGGCATCGACGGTGACCGCGACGTAGACGGCGCTCGCCGCGAGGGCCAGGACACCGAGGGTGAGGACGAGACGACGGGGGACGTCGGACCCTTCATCGAAGGTGGACCTTATATCGAACGGCGGCTGACCTTACACTGCGGTCCGTCCCGCGGAGAGGCGGGCGGACGACGACCGGGAGGCGGGGCGTGAGGCGAGCGATCGCGGTGGGGTTGCTGGGGCTGGCGGGCCTGGTGGGGGCCCTGGCGCTGAGCGGGTGCGGAGGAGGCGACCGCGACGCGCTGACCATCTACACCGGGCGCACCGAGAGCCTGGTCGGGCCGCTGCTCGAGCGCTTCTCCGAGGAGAACGACGTCGCGATCGACGTGCGGTACGGCGACACGAACGACCTCGCGCTGCTCATCGCCACCGAGGGGGACCGCTCCCCCGCCGACGTCTACTGGGGCCAGAGCCCCGGCGCGACGGCCTACCTGGCCGGGCGCGACCTGCTCGCCCCCCTGCCGGCCGCGACGCTCGAGAAGGTCGCCCCCGGCTTCGAGGACCGCGACGGCCGCTGGGTCGGCGTCAGCGGCCGCGAGCGCACCCTCGTCTACAACCGGGACGCCGTCGCGGAGGGGGACCTGCCGCAGTCGGTGTTCGACCTCACGTCGCCCCGGTTCCGCGACCGGGTCGCGGTCGCCCCGTCCAACGGCTCGTTCCAGGACTTCATCACCGCGATGCGGACCCTGGAGGGCGAGGAGGCGACGGCCGACTGGCTCCGCGCGATGGTCGAGAACGGCGTGAGGACCTACGCCAACAACAACGCCATCGTCGAGGCCGTCGGACGCGGCGAAGTCGACATGGGCCTCGTCAACCACTACTACAACTACCGCTTCCTGGCGGAGGACCCGAGCCTGCCGAGCCGCAACCACCAGTTCGCGGACGGCGACATCGGCAACCTCGTCATCCCGTCGTCGGCGAGCGTCCTGGCGAGCTCCGACGACCAGGAGACGGCGCAGCGGTTCATCGACTTCCTCCTGACCGCGGAGTCCCAGACCTACTTCGCCGAGGAGACCTTCGAGTACCCCCTCGCCGACGGCGTGCCGCCCGCCGACGGGGTCCCGCCGCTGTCGTCGCTGAAGCCCCCCGCCGGTGAGCGCGCCGACGAGCTCGGCGACATCGAGCAGACGGGGAAGCTGATCGCGGAGAGCGGCCTCAACTGAGCTCCGACACCCCACGGGTCAGGGCCGCCGGGCTGCGCCTGGTGGTCCTGCTGCTGGCGGCGCCGTTCGCGGCGCCGCTGGCGTACCTCGTCGTCCGCACCATCGACGAGGGCGGCGCGGCCGGGATCATCACCGACGCCGCGCTGCTCGGCCCGCTCGGGCGCAGCCTGCTGCTGGCGGCCAGCGTCGCCGCGGCCGCCGCCGCGATCGGCACCCTCGCCGCGTGGCTGGTGATGCGCACCGACCTGCCGGGCCGGCGGGTGCTGCGCCTCCTGCTCCCCCTGCCCCTGGTGCTGCCGTCGTTCATCGGCGCGTTCGCCCTGATCGCGGCGTTCGCCCCCGGCGGCCTGATCGAGGAGGTCCTCGGCGTCGGAGGGCTTCCCGAGGTCGGCGGCTTCCGCGGTGCGTTCGTCGTGCTGACGCTCCTGACGTACCCGTACGTGTACCTGCCCGCCGCCGCCCGGCTGCGGCAGCTGCCGCCCTCCATGGAGGAGTCGGCCCGGCTGCTCGGCAGCGGCCCCCTCGCCACGTTCCGCTCGGTGGTGCTGCCCCAGGCCTGGCCGGCGATCGCCGGCGGCGGGCTGCTGGTGTTCCTCTACGTGATCGCCGACTTCGGCGCGGTGCAGCTGCTGCGGTACGACACGCTGACCCGGGCGATCTACGCGAACCGGCTGATCGACCCCGCCGTCGCCGCGACCCTCAGCCTCGCGCTCGGCGTCCTCGCGATCCTCGTCGTCGTCGGCCAGCGCGCCATGACGCGCGGCGGCGGCCCCGACACCCGGCGCGGCGGCCGGCCCCTGGTGGTGCCGCTCGGGCGCTGGCGGGCCCCCGCCCTCGCCTTCACCGGGCTGCTCCTCACGCTCGCGCTGGTCGCGCCGCTGGCCGTGCTCGGCTACTGGGCCGTCCGCGGCGCCGCCGAGGGGACCGACCGCCCGAACTCGTTCGTGTCGGACCCCGCCCGCCTCGTGGAGCCGGCCGTCAACACGTCGGTCGCGGGCGCCTCCGCCGCCGTCGTGGCGGTGATCGTGGTGCTGCCGGTGGCCTTCCTGACCGTCCGCCACCGGGGGCGGCTCGGGAGCGGCGCCGACGCCCTGATCACCGGTGGGTTCGCGCTCCCGGGCATCGTGATCGCGCTCGCACTCGCGTTCTGGACGTTGAACAGCCCCGGCGCGATCGGCGCGCTCTACCAGACCCTCCCCCTGCTGGTCGGCGCCTACGCGCTCCATTTCGGCGCCCTCGCGCTCGGCCCGGCGCGGATCGCGGTGGCGAGCGTCCCGCGCCGCCTCGACGACGCCGCCCGCACGCTGGGCCACGGGCGCCTCTCGCGTCTCTGGACGGTCGACCTGCCGCTCATGGCCCCGGGCCTCGCCGCCGGCGCCGGGCTGGTGCTGCTGTCGGCCATGAAGGAGCTCCCCGTGACCCTGCTGCTCGCGCCCGCCGGGTTCCCGACGCTCGCGACACGGGTGTGGAGCGCCGCCGAGGACGCGTTCTGGGCGGACGCGAGCATCGCCGCGCTCCTACTGGTCGCCGTGTCGGGCGTGCTGACGTGGCTGCTGGTGGTGCGGCGCGGGCGGGCGCTGGGGTGAGCGCCCGGACGTCCCTGCGCCTCGCGATGGCCGCGGTGGCGGTGATCGCGTTCGCCGCGGCCGCGGCGGGCATCTCCGCGCGCGCCTCGTACGGGGCGCAGCTGACCGCCGACGAACCGCACTACCTCCTCACCGCGATCAGCCTGGCCGAGGACGGCGACCTGGACGTGCGGGACGAGTTCGCCGCCCAGCGGTACCGCGACTTCCACGAGATCGACCTCGCCCCGCAGGCGCGCCCCCTCGCGGACGGCCGGCTCGTCGAGCCGCACGACCCCCTGCTGCCGCTGCTGCTGGCGGTGCCGATGGCGCTCGGCGGGTGGGTCGCCGCGAAGCTCGCCCTGTGCCTCGTCGCGGCGGCGCTCGCCGCGCTGACCCTCTGGATCGCGGTCCGCCGCCTGTCGGTGCCGGTGCTCCCCGCCGCCGTCACCGTCGGGGTGCTCGGGGCCTCGGCCCCGCTCGCCGCGTACGGCGCGCAGGTCTACCCCGAGATCGTGGCCGCCCTGTTCACCGCGACGGGGGTGGCGGCGTTGACGGGGCGCCTGGGTCGTGCCGGTCTCGCCACCGTGGCGGCGACCGCCGTCACCCTGCCGTGGCTGTCGGTGAAGTACGCCCCCGTCGCCGCGGCGCTGCTCGCGGTCGCCGCGTGGAGGCTGTGGCGCGACGGCCGCCGGGGCGGGGTGGTGGCGCTGGCCGTCACGGGCCTCGGCGGCGCGCTCGCGTTCGTCGGCCTGCACCACCTCCTCTACGACGGCGCGACGCCCTACGCCGCGGGCGCGCACTTCGTCGACGGCCAGCTCACCGTCGTGGGGTCGGACCCCGACTACCTGGGGCGTGGCCGGCGCCTCGTGGGCCTGCTGGTCGACCGCGACTTCGGCATCGCGGCGTGGCAGCCCGCGTGGCTCCTCGCCGTCCCCGCGCTCGCGGCGATGGCGGCGCGGCGGCCGCGCGGCTCGGCCGCCGTCGCCGTCCCCCTCGCCGCCGGATGGTTCACGGCGACGTTCGTGGCCCTGACGATGCAGGGATGGTGGTTCCCGGGCCGCCAGCTCGTCGTGGTGTTGCCCCTGGTCGTGCTGGCCGTGGCGTGGTGGGCCCGTGGCGGGGGCGCCCGGCTGTGGGCGGTGGCGGGACTCGGCGCGGTGGGCGTGCTGGCGCAGGCGTGGGTGGCGGTGGAGGCGGGCACCGGGCGCCTCGCCTGGGTGGTCGACCTGCAGGACACGGCGAACCCCCTGTACCGGGCGTGGTCGACGCTCCTCCCCGACTACCTGGAGATCACCACGGCGACGTGGACGCTGCACTGGCTGTGGGCGGCGATCGCCGCCGGGGTGGCCGTCGTGGCCTACCGGCGCGAGCGGGGCGCCACGGCGCCGCGGGGGGCACATGCCCTCGCCTGACGCGACGGGCCGGCGGGCCCTCGTCACGGGCGCGGCCGGGTTCATCGGCTCGACGCTGTGCGAGGCCCTCGTCGCCGACGGCTGGCGGGTCACGGGCGTCGACGCGTTCATCGACAGCGGGCCACGCGCCGAGCGGGAGGCGAACCTCGCCGGGCTCGCCGACGACCCCCGCTTCGACCTGGTCGAGGCCGACCTCGCCACGGCCCCGCTCGACGACCTCGTCGCCTCCGCGGACGTGGTGGCGCACCTCGCGGGCCGGCCGGGGGTGCGGTCGAGCTTCGGCGACGGCTTCGCCCCGTGCCTGCGCGACAACCTCACCGCGACCCAGCGCGTGCTGGAGGCCGCCGCCGCCGCGGGGACCCGCCGGGTGGTGTGGGCGTCGTCGTCGTCGGTCTACGGCGACGCGGGTCCGGGGGCGGCCGACGAGCACGCGACCCCGCTCCAGCCGCGCTCGCCGTACGGCGTGAGCAAGCGGGCGTGCGAGGACCTGGCGGCGATCGCCCGGGCCCGCGGCCTCGATGTCGTGGGCCTCCGGTACTTCACGGTCTACGGACCGCGGCAGCGGCCGGACATGGCGGTGCGGCGCATGTGCGAGGCGCTCTGCGGCGGACCCGGGTTCACCCTGCTCGGCGACGGCGCCCAGGTCCGGGACATGACCCACGTCGAGGACGTCGTCGAGGCCACCCTGCGGGCCATGGCGGCGTCGGCATCGGGCCCCGTGTACAACGTGGGGGGAGGCGAGCCGGTCACGCTGGGGGAGGTCATCACGACGCTGGAGGGAATCGCCGGCATGCCGCTGCCGCGGCGTCGCGCACCCGCCGCCCGCGGGGACGTGGCGCGCACCCGCGCCGGCACGGGCCGCGCCCGCGCCGAGCTCGGCTGGGTGCCGCGCGTCGACCTCGTCGACGGGCTCGCGGGTCAGCTCGGATGGGTGCGGGCCCGGACCCGGGAGCCCATGGCGGCGACGGCGTGACCGCCGTGCGCCACGTGCTGTGGCGGGGCCTCGACACGTGGCACGCCGAGAGCTGCGCGGTGCGCGTCACGGCGCGCGGCCTGACCGCCGAGGGCGTCCAGCTCGGGACCGACCCCGTCCCCTACCGGCTCGACTACGCCCTCGAGGCCGGCGAGGGCTTCACGACCCGGCTGTTCGAGGCCACCGCGAGCGGCGACGGCTGGACCCGCCGCCTGCGGCTCGAGCGCGAGGGGACCTCGTGGACGTGCGCGGCGGAGGCGACCGGCGCCCACGACCTGGGGGCGCCCGGGTGCGACCCGGCGGACCTCGCGGAGGCCACCGAGTGCGACCTCGGCCTCTCCCCCCTCACCAACAGCACGCCGATCCTGCGCGGCGGGCTGCACCTCGGGCCGGGGTCGGTGGAGATCGTCGCCGCCTGGGTGTCGGTGCCGGAGCTGACGGTGCGCCCCTCCAGGCAGCGGTACGACCACGTGGCGCCGGGCGTGGTGCGCTACACCGACCTCGGCCTGTTCCCCGGCTTCACCGAGGACGTCGCCGTCGACGGGGACGGCCTCGTCACGCGGTACCCGGGCCTCGCCGTCGCCGCCGGACCGCTCGAGCCCGCCTGAGCTACCCGGGGCCCCCGGCCCCGGACGCGCGGGCGAGGGACGCCCCCCACTCCTCGGCACGGGCGGCCTCCCCGTCGTCGAGGTGGTTGTCCCTCCCCACGAAGAAGCTCTCCGGCGGCGCCACCAGGGACGCCCCGTGCCGTTCGAGTCGCTTCGCGATGCCGCGGGACGCGCGGCCCGTGAGGGCCGCGGGGCCGTGCAGCCGGGTGTCGAACGCCGCGGCGCGACAGCCGGCGGGCAGGGTGAGGCCGTCGAACCACTCCCGCAGCATCGGGCCCTCCGCATCGGGATCCATGGCGAGGCCCGCGTCCTCCCGGCCCGCCTGCTCGCGTGCCGCGTCGCGCGTCCGGGCGCTCGCCATGCCGTGGACGTGCGTCGGCCCCCCGACGACGACCAGGTCCCGCCCGGCGAGCGCGTCGTCGGTGGCCTCCGCGACGGAGGCCACCCGTACCTCGCCGGACCCGGCGAGCCCCCGCGCGATCCGCTCCGCGACCAGGTGCGTGTTCCCGAACATGGACTCGAAGACCACGAGGACCCTCATGACGACGCCTCCGCCCTCCCGTCAGGACCGGCCGAGCCGCCCGTCGGGGCCGATGCCCCCGAAGCGCGCCTGACCCCCACGCATGTGGACCTCGCGGACGACGCCGCGCACGAACTCCCCCCGCTCGTCGGCGTCCATCCCCTCGAGCTGCTCGATCTGCTCGGTGGAGGCGGCGACGTCGCCAGCGCCGGCGAGCGCGCGCAGCGGGTCGCCGATCAGGGCGTCACGGAAGGCCGGGTCGGCGACGACCCGGGTCCACAGGGGGATCCGGAGCTCCTCCAATGGCGGTCAGTCTCGCACGGGTCGGGTGGTACGCGTCTAGAGGGAGAAGACGATGCCCGCCGGCTCACCGGGGGCGGCGTCGATGGCGGGGAGCGCGTGCGCGAGCATCCGCTGGAACACGCCGGCGCTCTCCCCGAACAGCCGCGCGAGGGTCTCGGCGGACGTCGGCTCCGGCATCACGCCGTTGGCGTGGTCCGTGACGAAGCCGACGAGGGCGAACGGCAGGCGGGCCTCGCCGGCGAGCACCGTCTCCGGGCCGCCCGTCTGGCTGACGCACGTCACCCCCGCCGCGGCGAGCTGGGCGATCTCGCTGCGGGTGTTGAGGCGGGGGCCGTCGACGTGGCCGTACGTGCCGCCGTCGCGCACCGCGATCCCCGCGGCCGCGGCACCCGTCAGCAGCCCCGCCCGGGGCCCCTCGGAGAACGGCCCGTCGTGGATCCAGTGGCCCCGGCCCGGTGCCGCGGGGTCGGTGAAGAGGGTGCAGAGCGACCCGTCCGCCAACCGGTTCGACGGGAAGTGCAGGTCGTCGAACACGACGAGCGACCCCAGCTCCAGCGACGGGTCGACGGCGCCGCAGACCGTGGTCGAGACGAGGGCGCGGACACCGATCGACGCGAGGGCCGCGACGTTCGCGCGCGGCGTCACCTGGTGCGAGAGGCGCGCGTGGCCGCTGCCGTGCCGCGGGACGTGCGCGACGGGGACGCCCGCGAGGGTCCCCCGCGTCACGACCGCCGTGCCGTGGGGCGTCGTCACCTCCTCCATGCGGCCCCCGGCGAGCCCGTCGAGCGCGTACAGCCCGGTGCCGGTGATGAGCCCGATCGGCGCCCGGTCGCTCACCCCCGGCCCCCGGGCTGCGCCGCGAGGTCGTCGATGTCCCAGCCGGCGAGTCGCGCGCCCGCCAGGTAGGAGCTGTCGAGGAACGCGCGCAGGGCGGCGGCGGTGTCGGGCTCGGCGCGGGCGTCGTCGTACATCAGCAGCGCCAGCGACCCCGTCGGCCCGGTCTGCCAGCGCGCCGTCGCCGGCTCGAGCGGCGTCTCCGCCAGCCCCGCCGGCTCGGGCGCGGTGTACGAGTAGAACGCCGGGGCGGGGACCTTGTCGTCGCCCGCCCAGAAGCCGCAGCTCACGACCTCGTGGGAGTAGGCCTCCGCGGTGACGGGGTCGGCGCCCTCGATGGCGGGTGCGCGGCGCCCGCTGAACCGGGTGACGGCGAGGTCGAAGCTGTGCCAGAACAGCTGCACAGGGCTCGTCTTTCCGGTGAACGCGCCCGCGTACTCGGTGAACACCTCCTGCGTCGCGCGGAGGACGGCCCAGTAGCGGGCGACGGCGGCGCCGTCGTACGAGCGGTGCTCCTCGTCGTCGGGGAAGGCGGGCGAGTCGCCCAGGTCGAACGGCGACGCGAGGATCGTGCACCGCACCCCGACGCCCTCCAGCGCGGCGAACAGCCGGTCGTGGAACGCCGCGACCGAGAGGCCGTCGTGGAGCGCGAACTCGCGTGTCTCCCCCCGGCTCGTCCGGACGACGAGGCGGTGGGCGACGACGTCGATCTCGATCTCGGCGAGCCCCGGCGCGCAGGGCATCGGGCCGGTCGTGATCCCCCGCGCGGAGACGGCGAGGGTGACGTTCCACCAGTGGTTGCGGTGGGGCATGAGCGCCATCCGCACCTTGCCGACGATCTGGCAGTAGCGGTGCAGGGTCTCCTTGGTCGGCCGCCAGTCCTCCAGCGGGAGCGCCGGCCAACGGTCGTCGATGGGCATGGGTCCTCCTCGGGGGGGCGTCCCCGGGAGAATGCCCGTCCGCGCCGGCGCCGCGCCCGCCCGGGTCCGGGCCCCCGGGCCCGGGCCGGTGCGCCCCGCCGGCTCAGCCCGCCGGCGGCGTCCAGTTGCGGGCCATCATGTCCGGGTCGAAGTACATGCGCTCCTCCACGATCCGGCCGTCGGAGAGGCGCACGATCGACACCCCCGGCAACTCGAGCTCCTCGCCCTGCCCCACCCAGTCGCCCCAGGCGCCGGTGTGGTGGCCGTGGCACGTCCACTCGAAGATCGCACCGTCCCCGTTCTCGGCATACGCGCCCGCCGCGACGGTGAGGTCCGGGACGGCGTCCATGAACACCTTCACGCCCTCCCGGATGCTGTCCCGGCCCTCGAAGCGCTCGGCGGTGTGGACGGCCGGGTTGTTCACCACCATCCACCGCCGGAGACCCCCGGGGACGAAGTGGTCCGCGACCGCCGCCGGGTCGCCCGTGTTCCACGCGGCGAAGTACGACTGGACGACCTCCTCGGTCTCGGTCATCGCGCCTCCTCCTGTGCTCGGCGGGAGGCGGGCCGCCGGGTGCGGGGCCTCCCGCCACCCGTTCTATCCGCGCCGCCACGGTGGCGGATGAGGGTCCCCCCGGATCCGGCGTGGCGGGAAGGGCGCAGACGCCGCCGGCGTCAGTCCCGGTGGTCGCCCGCCCGTCGGCTCGCGATGACGGTGTACGCGGCCGCGGCGCCCGAGAGGAGGAAGTCGGGGTTCACGCAGGGCGCGGGGCCGCGGTGGGCGAAGGTGCGCTCCACCTCGGAGCGGCAGATCGGGAGCGGCTCACGCGTGGCGCGCAACGCCCCGAAACCGGCCTTCGTGCGCTGCAGCCGCTCCAGGCCGTCGAGGTCGATCTCGACGTCGTAGACGCCCTCCATGCAGCCCACCCACGTGCGTCCCTCGCGGACGTGGGAGTAGAGCCGCGGGCAGTCCGCCTCGATGCATCCGGCGGGCTCCACGACCCGCTCGCAGGAGATCGGGCACTGCCGGCACGACCCCGCGGCGGCGCGCTCCGCGGCCGCGGTCGAGGACGTCCTCATCGGGGGTGCCCGTGATGCACGCGGCGTAGTGAAGCAGGCTCCCGCCCGGGGTCAAGCGGCCGGTGCCACGGGGACGTTGCGCGCCCCGGACGGGCCCTACGAGACCAGGCAGCGCTCGCCGAAGAGGGTCTTCAACTCGGCCACCAGGCTGCCCGCGCGGGGGTCGACCTTGAACTCCTCGCCGAGGTACAGGCGGCGGCGGCCCTCCCCCGTCTGGACGTCCATCACCACGGCGGCGTCGCCGCGGTGGTCGGTCAGCAGGCGCCGCAGCTCGGTGAGCTCGGTGCGGGCGAGGCGGTTCACGTCGACCTTCACCACGAGGCGCTCGTCCTCGCCGCCCTCCTCGGGCGTGAAGGCGCGGATCGACTGGGCCACCAGCTTCGTCTCGCCCTCCCCCTTCTGGTCGACCCGCCCCGCGATCAGCACCATCGCGTCCGGCGTCAGCAGGTCGCGGGCCTCGGCGAGCACGGCGGGCACGATGACGACCTCCACCGAGCCCTCGAGGTCGTCGACCCGGGCGAACATCATCGGCTCGCCGCGGCGGGTGGTGATGCCCTTGAGGGAGCCGAGCATGCCGCCGATCGTGACCGGCTCGCCGTCGGCCCGGTCGGCGAGCGCCGCCATGCCGCACGTGACGGCGCGGGCGAGCTGACGCCGGCAGTCCTGCAGCGGGTGGCTCGACACGTAGAGGCCGAGGGCCTCCTTCTCGGCGGCGAGCAGCTCGTCCTTCGGCATCTCCCGCGTCGGGATCGGGGGGTCCAGCTCGATCGCCATGCCCCCGCCGTCCCCGCCGCCGCCCATCGACCCGAACAGCGACTCCTGCCCCGCCGCGAGGTCGTTGCGCCGCCGCGACGCCTGGGAGACCGCGGCGGGGATCGTCTCGAGCATCCCGAGGCGGCTCGCGCCGGTGCAGTCGAGGGCGCCGCCACGCACCAGGCTCTCCAGGGCGCGCTTGTTGACCTGCGCCTGGTCGACCCGCCGGCAGAAGTCCCAGAGCGACTCGAAGGGGCCGCCGGAGTCGCGCGCCGCGACGATCGCGGCGACCGCGTTCTCGCCGACGCCCTTGGTCGCCGTCAGGCCGAAGCGGATCTCCTTCTCGCCGGTGACGGCGAAGTCGGAGCGGCTCACGTTGACGTCGGGCGGGAGCACCTGCAGCCCCATGTCGGTGCACGCCGCGACGTAGAACGGCACGCGGTCCTTCGTGTCCATCACGGAGCTGAGCAGCGACGCCATGTACTCGGCGGGGTACTTCGCCTTGAGGTACGCCGTCCGGTACGCGAGGAGCGCGTAGCAGGCGGCGTGGCTCTTGTTGAAGGAGTAGTCGCCGGCGGCCTCGCACAGGCCCCAGAGGCTCTGCGCGACGGGCTTCGCGGTGCCGCTCTCGATGCAGCCCGCGATGAACTCGTCCTTCAGCGAGGCCATCAGGACCTTGTCCTTCTTGCCCACCGCCTTCCGCAGGTCGTCCGCGCGCGACGGCGAGAACCCGGCGAGCTGCCGGGAGATCGCCATCAGCTGCTCCTGGTACACCGCGACCC
Proteins encoded in this region:
- a CDS encoding iron ABC transporter substrate-binding protein; the encoded protein is MRRAIAVGLLGLAGLVGALALSGCGGGDRDALTIYTGRTESLVGPLLERFSEENDVAIDVRYGDTNDLALLIATEGDRSPADVYWGQSPGATAYLAGRDLLAPLPAATLEKVAPGFEDRDGRWVGVSGRERTLVYNRDAVAEGDLPQSVFDLTSPRFRDRVAVAPSNGSFQDFITAMRTLEGEEATADWLRAMVENGVRTYANNNAIVEAVGRGEVDMGLVNHYYNYRFLAEDPSLPSRNHQFADGDIGNLVIPSSASVLASSDDQETAQRFIDFLLTAESQTYFAEETFEYPLADGVPPADGVPPLSSLKPPAGERADELGDIEQTGKLIAESGLN
- a CDS encoding ABC transporter permease; this encodes MVLLLAAPFAAPLAYLVVRTIDEGGAAGIITDAALLGPLGRSLLLAASVAAAAAAIGTLAAWLVMRTDLPGRRVLRLLLPLPLVLPSFIGAFALIAAFAPGGLIEEVLGVGGLPEVGGFRGAFVVLTLLTYPYVYLPAAARLRQLPPSMEESARLLGSGPLATFRSVVLPQAWPAIAGGGLLVFLYVIADFGAVQLLRYDTLTRAIYANRLIDPAVAATLSLALGVLAILVVVGQRAMTRGGGPDTRRGGRPLVVPLGRWRAPALAFTGLLLTLALVAPLAVLGYWAVRGAAEGTDRPNSFVSDPARLVEPAVNTSVAGASAAVVAVIVVLPVAFLTVRHRGRLGSGADALITGGFALPGIVIALALAFWTLNSPGAIGALYQTLPLLVGAYALHFGALALGPARIAVASVPRRLDDAARTLGHGRLSRLWTVDLPLMAPGLAAGAGLVLLSAMKELPVTLLLAPAGFPTLATRVWSAAEDAFWADASIAALLLVAVSGVLTWLLVVRRGRALG
- a CDS encoding NAD-dependent epimerase/dehydratase family protein, producing MPSPDATGRRALVTGAAGFIGSTLCEALVADGWRVTGVDAFIDSGPRAEREANLAGLADDPRFDLVEADLATAPLDDLVASADVVAHLAGRPGVRSSFGDGFAPCLRDNLTATQRVLEAAAAAGTRRVVWASSSSVYGDAGPGAADEHATPLQPRSPYGVSKRACEDLAAIARARGLDVVGLRYFTVYGPRQRPDMAVRRMCEALCGGPGFTLLGDGAQVRDMTHVEDVVEATLRAMAASASGPVYNVGGGEPVTLGEVITTLEGIAGMPLPRRRAPAARGDVARTRAGTGRARAELGWVPRVDLVDGLAGQLGWVRARTREPMAATA
- a CDS encoding putative glycolipid-binding domain-containing protein — protein: MTAVRHVLWRGLDTWHAESCAVRVTARGLTAEGVQLGTDPVPYRLDYALEAGEGFTTRLFEATASGDGWTRRLRLEREGTSWTCAAEATGAHDLGAPGCDPADLAEATECDLGLSPLTNSTPILRGGLHLGPGSVEIVAAWVSVPELTVRPSRQRYDHVAPGVVRYTDLGLFPGFTEDVAVDGDGLVTRYPGLAVAAGPLEPA
- a CDS encoding flavodoxin family protein; amino-acid sequence: MRVLVVFESMFGNTHLVAERIARGLAGSGEVRVASVAEATDDALAGRDLVVVGGPTHVHGMASARTRDAAREQAGREDAGLAMDPDAEGPMLREWFDGLTLPAGCRAAAFDTRLHGPAALTGRASRGIAKRLERHGASLVAPPESFFVGRDNHLDDGEAARAEEWGASLARASGAGGPG
- a CDS encoding MTAP family purine nucleoside phosphorylase, with the protein product MSDRAPIGLITGTGLYALDGLAGGRMEEVTTPHGTAVVTRGTLAGVPVAHVPRHGSGHARLSHQVTPRANVAALASIGVRALVSTTVCGAVDPSLELGSLVVFDDLHFPSNRLADGSLCTLFTDPAAPGRGHWIHDGPFSEGPRAGLLTGAAAAGIAVRDGGTYGHVDGPRLNTRSEIAQLAAAGVTCVSQTGGPETVLAGEARLPFALVGFVTDHANGVMPEPTSAETLARLFGESAGVFQRMLAHALPAIDAAPGEPAGIVFSL
- a CDS encoding DUF5996 family protein, which codes for MPIDDRWPALPLEDWRPTKETLHRYCQIVGKVRMALMPHRNHWWNVTLAVSARGITTGPMPCAPGLAEIEIDVVAHRLVVRTSRGETREFALHDGLSVAAFHDRLFAALEGVGVRCTILASPFDLGDSPAFPDDEEHRSYDGAAVARYWAVLRATQEVFTEYAGAFTGKTSPVQLFWHSFDLAVTRFSGRRAPAIEGADPVTAEAYSHEVVSCGFWAGDDKVPAPAFYSYTAPEPAGLAETPLEPATARWQTGPTGSLALLMYDDARAEPDTAAALRAFLDSSYLAGARLAGWDIDDLAAQPGGRG
- a CDS encoding nuclear transport factor 2 family protein; the encoded protein is MTETEEVVQSYFAAWNTGDPAAVADHFVPGGLRRWMVVNNPAVHTAERFEGRDSIREGVKVFMDAVPDLTVAAGAYAENGDGAIFEWTCHGHHTGAWGDWVGQGEELELPGVSIVRLSDGRIVEERMYFDPDMMARNWTPPAG